A single genomic interval of Microbacterium galbinum harbors:
- a CDS encoding cystathionine gamma-synthase: MSEHSFATRAIHAGQEPDPRTGAIIPPIYQASTHVQDGIGGFREGYEYNRAGNPTRSSLETQLAALEGGVSALSFASGLAAEDALLRGILKPGDHVVLGNDVYGGTYRLLTRVLAPWGIETTTVELGDLDEVRAAIRPETKIVWLETPSNPLLKIVDIAVVAEVAHAAGAVVVVDNTFASPALQQPLALGADLVVHSTTKYLGGHSDVLGGAVVFGDDTHFDAIKFQQFAVGAVSAPLDAWLTTRGIKTLAVRVRQHSENAQAIAEWAESRPEFERVFYPGLASHPGHDIAARQMSGFGGMLSLALAAGPDAAKAFAESTEIFQLAESLGGVESLIGYPPDMTHASVRGTALAVPENVVRLSVGIEDVRDLIADLEQGLARISS; the protein is encoded by the coding sequence ATGTCCGAGCACTCCTTCGCCACCCGAGCCATCCACGCAGGTCAGGAACCCGATCCCCGCACCGGTGCGATCATCCCGCCGATCTACCAGGCCTCCACGCACGTGCAGGACGGCATCGGCGGCTTCCGCGAGGGCTACGAGTACAACCGCGCGGGCAACCCCACCCGGTCGTCGCTCGAGACCCAGCTCGCGGCCCTCGAGGGCGGCGTCTCGGCGCTGTCGTTCGCCTCGGGGCTCGCCGCCGAAGATGCGCTGCTGCGCGGCATCCTGAAGCCCGGCGACCACGTCGTGCTCGGCAACGACGTCTACGGCGGCACCTACCGCCTGCTCACCCGCGTGCTCGCACCGTGGGGCATCGAGACCACCACGGTCGAGCTCGGCGACCTCGACGAGGTGCGCGCGGCGATCCGCCCCGAGACCAAGATCGTCTGGCTCGAGACGCCCAGCAACCCGCTGCTCAAGATCGTCGACATCGCGGTCGTCGCGGAGGTCGCGCACGCGGCCGGCGCCGTCGTCGTGGTCGACAACACGTTCGCCTCGCCGGCGCTGCAGCAGCCGCTCGCCCTCGGGGCCGACCTGGTCGTGCACTCGACCACCAAGTACCTCGGCGGGCACTCCGATGTGCTGGGCGGCGCGGTGGTGTTCGGCGACGACACCCACTTCGACGCGATCAAGTTCCAGCAGTTCGCCGTGGGAGCCGTGTCGGCCCCGCTCGACGCCTGGCTCACCACCCGCGGCATCAAGACGCTCGCGGTGCGCGTGCGGCAGCACTCCGAGAACGCTCAGGCGATCGCCGAGTGGGCCGAGAGCCGTCCCGAGTTCGAGCGGGTCTTCTACCCGGGTCTCGCTTCGCACCCGGGCCACGACATCGCGGCCCGCCAGATGAGCGGCTTCGGCGGCATGCTGTCGCTCGCCCTCGCCGCGGGCCCGGACGCAGCCAAGGCGTTCGCGGAGTCGACGGAGATCTTCCAGCTCGCGGAGTCGCTCGGCGGCGTCGAGTCGCTGATCGGCTACCCGCCGGACATGACGCACGCCTCGGTGCGCGGCACCGCTCTCGCGGTCCCCGAGAACGTGGTGCGGCTGTCGGTCGGCATCGAGGACGTGCGCGACCTGATCGCCGA